Proteins encoded by one window of Bacteroidales bacterium:
- a CDS encoding tetratricopeptide repeat protein — protein MKGDFENNFFNNREFGALVSKYEQMLKNRLNYYFDVEDFEQIVEYYMDMDQNGKALKAIEYAFQLHPDALPLRIKKAQIHLKEKKPERALNTLETIENIESMNSDIYLTKGHSLLLLGNVADSEEYYDKALTLAGDKEERLEMLQNISQTLQFSDLYKEAIKYLYEAYELDRENLMVLYDLAYCYDRSGDTEQSIAYYNHYIDIEPYSEHVWFALGNLYNKIGETDHAIESYEMAVAINPEYIDSIYELAVLLEDNYQYAKAIQYYHQYLSYEPESAETYLFIGNCYYYLNEYDKALEHYKKSLKIEENNPEVAYSIANLLCKKKKYWDALFHAKNATHLDENDPRYYVLYGKINARLKMHKEAARAFHQALELKPEVFYHWILLTDELIIERKYDRALQYLLDSMEFHGNNALILFRIAALYYKTHSLRNSLKFFKKAMLMDEKLYNEFFKICPEAKRSNEIRKVLNDQIL, from the coding sequence ATGAAAGGGGATTTTGAAAATAATTTTTTCAATAACAGGGAGTTCGGAGCCCTGGTTTCAAAGTATGAACAAATGCTTAAAAACAGGTTGAATTATTACTTTGATGTGGAGGATTTTGAGCAGATTGTGGAATATTATATGGATATGGATCAGAACGGGAAAGCCTTGAAAGCGATTGAATATGCATTTCAGTTACATCCTGACGCACTGCCTCTGCGGATCAAAAAAGCCCAGATCCATCTTAAAGAAAAAAAACCCGAAAGGGCATTGAATACTTTAGAAACGATTGAAAATATTGAATCCATGAATTCTGATATATATCTGACGAAAGGGCATTCCCTGTTACTTTTGGGAAATGTTGCCGATTCCGAGGAATATTATGACAAAGCATTGACTCTTGCCGGGGACAAAGAGGAAAGACTGGAAATGCTGCAAAATATCTCGCAAACATTGCAGTTTTCCGATTTATATAAAGAGGCAATAAAATATCTGTATGAAGCTTACGAACTGGACAGGGAAAATCTGATGGTGTTGTATGATCTTGCTTATTGTTATGACCGCTCAGGAGATACCGAACAGAGCATTGCCTATTATAACCATTATATTGATATAGAACCTTATTCGGAACATGTGTGGTTTGCTCTTGGCAATTTGTATAACAAAATTGGTGAAACAGATCATGCTATAGAATCATATGAAATGGCTGTTGCAATAAATCCTGAATATATTGATTCAATTTATGAGCTGGCTGTTCTCCTGGAAGATAATTATCAATATGCCAAAGCGATTCAATATTATCACCAATATCTTTCATATGAACCTGAATCGGCAGAGACTTATCTTTTCATTGGCAACTGTTATTATTATTTAAATGAATATGATAAGGCTCTGGAACATTATAAAAAATCTTTAAAAATTGAAGAAAACAATCCGGAAGTGGCTTATTCCATCGCCAATCTGCTCTGCAAAAAAAAGAAATACTGGGATGCTTTGTTTCATGCAAAAAATGCCACCCATCTGGATGAAAACGATCCACGCTATTACGTGCTTTACGGGAAGATCAATGCCCGCCTGAAAATGCATAAAGAAGCGGCCCGGGCATTTCATCAGGCCCTGGAATTGAAGCCTGAAGTGTTCTATCATTGGATACTGCTAACCGATGAACTGATTATAGAAAGGAAATACGATAGAGCACTTCAATATTTACTGGACAGTATGGAATTTCACGGAAATAATGCATTAATCCTTTTCCGGATAGCCGCGTTGTATTATAAAACCCACAGCCTAAGAAATTCATTGAAATTTTTTAAAAAGGCTATGTTGATGGATGAAAAACTGTATAATGAATTTTTTAAGATCTGTCCCGAAGCAAAGCGATCCAATGAGATCAGGAAAGTATTGAATGATCAAATCCTTTAA